Proteins from a genomic interval of Phycisphaeraceae bacterium:
- a CDS encoding DUF308 domain-containing protein, translating into MTQTTGTPGAGVAAGNVAAGVRKTSGAAMIFGILLVLAGTVAVMVPQATSIASAMFIGWMLIVGGVLGCAASMGLGGGVRIIAGLLLGLVSIVAGFLMVWDPVTAVLGVSLALGIYFLVAGVMRLPMAMHLRGTGHAGWVLFGAIIDILLGVIVLRRWPIDFWIVGLLVGFQLIFTGWFWIMAGSWVRKAAA; encoded by the coding sequence ATGACGCAGACGACTGGAACACCCGGCGCGGGGGTCGCGGCGGGCAACGTGGCCGCGGGAGTTCGTAAGACCTCGGGCGCCGCCATGATCTTCGGCATCCTGCTCGTGCTCGCGGGGACGGTGGCGGTCATGGTGCCGCAGGCGACCTCCATTGCCTCCGCCATGTTCATCGGCTGGATGCTGATTGTCGGCGGGGTGCTCGGGTGCGCGGCGTCGATGGGGCTGGGGGGTGGAGTGCGGATCATCGCCGGCCTCCTGCTGGGGCTGGTCAGCATCGTCGCGGGATTCCTGATGGTCTGGGACCCGGTGACCGCGGTGCTGGGAGTCAGCCTCGCGCTGGGGATCTACTTCCTGGTCGCCGGCGTCATGCGGCTGCCCATGGCCATGCACCTCAGGGGCACCGGGCACGCGGGGTGGGTGCTCTTCGGGGCGATCATCGACATCCTGCTGGGCGTCATCGTGCTGCGGAGGTGGCCCATTGACTTCTGGATCGTGGGGCTGCTCGTCGGGTTCCAACTGATCTTCACCGGCTGGTTCTGGATCATGGCCGGGTCGTGGGTGCGCAAGGCGGCCGCGTAG
- a CDS encoding aminotransferase class I/II-fold pyridoxal phosphate-dependent enzyme, translating to MSKTVKSDRLLALPPFLFDEIDRKKRERIAAGADVINLGVGDPDQPTPEFIVDEMNRAMRELVNQQYPAVGGGMRVFREAAAEFMQRRFGVTIDPMRHVIALLGSKDGIAHLPWAVTNPGDRVLVPDPAYPVYEIGATMAGCVVEKMPVSRESGWKPLLENGAPSDAAARLLWLNYPSNPTAASADVGFYERAIEWAAGHSDKARPMIVCSDLAYSELYMSDGRPPSLWQARNAGINDTPAIEFHSLSKTFNMTGWRLGFAVGHADVVGALNAVKSNVDSGTFNAIQQAGAAALRRFDGPEVAAMRRLYRERRDAAVAGFRAAGCEIESPDAGFFVWARTPHGMDSMQFAARLLEKADVVVVPGAGFSPRAREYFRVALTVDSHRLTEAAERMKRLTW from the coding sequence ATGTCGAAAACCGTGAAATCAGACCGCCTCCTCGCCCTCCCGCCGTTCCTGTTCGACGAGATCGACCGCAAGAAACGCGAGCGGATCGCCGCGGGCGCGGACGTCATCAACCTCGGTGTAGGCGACCCCGACCAACCGACCCCGGAGTTCATCGTCGATGAGATGAACCGCGCTATGCGGGAGCTGGTCAACCAGCAATACCCCGCCGTCGGCGGCGGCATGCGGGTTTTTCGCGAGGCCGCGGCGGAATTCATGCAGAGGCGCTTCGGCGTCACGATCGATCCGATGCGGCACGTGATCGCACTGCTCGGCAGCAAGGATGGAATCGCCCACCTTCCATGGGCGGTGACCAACCCCGGCGACCGCGTGCTGGTGCCGGACCCGGCCTACCCGGTCTACGAGATCGGCGCCACGATGGCCGGCTGCGTTGTCGAGAAGATGCCCGTCTCCCGGGAATCGGGCTGGAAGCCGCTGCTCGAGAACGGCGCCCCGTCCGACGCGGCGGCCCGGCTCCTCTGGCTCAACTACCCGAGCAACCCCACGGCGGCCTCCGCGGATGTGGGCTTCTACGAGCGGGCGATCGAATGGGCCGCTGGGCACTCGGACAAGGCTCGCCCGATGATCGTCTGCTCGGACCTCGCGTACAGCGAGCTCTACATGTCCGACGGCCGGCCGCCGAGCCTCTGGCAGGCCCGCAACGCGGGCATCAACGACACCCCCGCGATCGAGTTCCACTCGCTGAGCAAGACGTTCAACATGACCGGATGGCGGCTCGGCTTCGCCGTCGGCCATGCCGACGTGGTGGGCGCACTCAACGCCGTCAAGAGCAATGTTGACTCGGGCACGTTCAACGCGATCCAGCAGGCCGGGGCGGCGGCGCTCCGGCGATTCGATGGTCCGGAGGTCGCGGCGATGCGGCGGCTCTACCGCGAGCGGCGGGACGCGGCAGTAGCCGGGTTCCGTGCAGCGGGGTGCGAGATCGAGTCGCCGGACGCCGGGTTCTTCGTCTGGGCCCGCACGCCGCACGGGATGGACTCGATGCAGTTCGCGGCCCGGCTGCTGGAGAAGGCCGATGTCGTGGTGGTGCCGGGCGCGGGCTTCAGCCCCCGCGCCAGGGAGTACTTCCGGGTCGCCCTGACGGTGGACTCCCATCGCCTGACCGAGGCCGCCGAACGGATGAAGCGGCTGACGTGGTGA